In Archocentrus centrarchus isolate MPI-CPG fArcCen1 chromosome 21, fArcCen1, whole genome shotgun sequence, the following are encoded in one genomic region:
- the usp9 gene encoding ubiquitin carboxyl-terminal hydrolase 9X isoform X3: MTATTRGSPVGGNDSQGQGQAPDAQSQPTLPQNQTSSPNSSNENSPVSPPDDQGQGDGPPQLEEEEPAFPHTDLAKLDDMINRPRWVVPVLPKGELEVLLEAAIDLSKKGLDVKCEACQRFFRDGLTISFTKILTDEAVSGWKFEIHRCIINNTHRLVELCVAKLSQDWFPLLELLAMATNPHCKFHIYNGTRPSETVPAGAQLADDELYARPPDPRSPKGWLVDLINKFGTLNGFQILHDRFMSGQALNVQIIAALIKPFGQCYEFLTLHTVKKYFLPVIEMVPQFLENLTDEELKKEAKNEAKNDALSMIIKSLKNLASRVPGQEETVKNLEIFRLKMILRLLQISSFNGKMNALNEVNKVISSVSYYTHRHNPEEEEWLTAERMAEWIQQNHILSIVLRDSLHQPQYVEKLEKILRFVIKEKALTMQDLDNIWAAQAGKHEAIVKNVHDLLAKLAWDFSPEQLDHLFDCFKASWTNASKKQREKLLELIRRLAEDDKDGVMAHKVLNLLWNLAHSDDVPVDIMDQALSAHIKILDYSCSQDRDTQKIQWIDRFIEELRTNDKWVIPALKQIREICSLFGEAPQNLRKKMPIYIQTNLVGQTQRSPHVFYRHDLINQLQHNHALVTLVAENLSAYMETMRQLSKEEQAEFDPQTVRPGSRYSHVQEVQERLNFLRFLLKDGQLWLCAPQAKQIWKCLAENAVFLCDREACFKWYSKLMGDEPDLDPDINKDFFENNVLQLDPSLLTENGMKCFERFFKAVNCREGKLVAKRRAYMMDDLELIGLDYLWRVVIQGSDDIANRAIDLLKEIYTNLGPKLQVNQVEIHEDFIQSCFDRLKASYDTLCVLDGDKDSINCARQEAIRMVRVLTVLKEYINECDSDYHEERTILPMSRAFRGKHITLIVRFPNQGRQVDDLDIWSHTNDTIGSVRRGILNRIKANAAHTKIELFIGGEVVDPADDRKLIGQLNLKDKTLITAKLTQVSANMPSSPDSSSDSSTGSPGNHGNHYSDGPNPEVESCLPGVIMSLHLRYISFLWQVADLGCNLNMPLLRDGARDLMKLMPPDNTTVENLRAVCLDHAKLGENSLSPSLDSRFFGPSPSQVLYLIEVVYALLMPASATLGEDASDFQYNFLKSGGLPLVLSMLTRNNFLPSADMETRRGAYLNALKIAKLLLTAVGFGHVKAVAEACQPNAEGNIPVSPINQATHDQALVLQNALQNIPNPASECMLRNVAIRLAQQISDENFFQASKYIPDICVIRAIQKIVWASGCGTVQLVFSSNEEISKIYEKTNAAKEPDGEDEQVCCEALEVMTLCFALMPTALDTLSKEKAWQTFIIDLLLHCHSKSVRQMAQEQFFLMATRCCMGHRPLLFFITLLFTVLGSTAKERAKHAGDYFTLLRHLLNYAYNSNINLPNAEVLLNNEIDWLKRIRDEVKRTGETGVEETILEGHLGVTKELLAFQTPEKKYYIGCEKGGANLIRELIDDFIFPASNVYLQYMKTGEFPTEQAIPVCSTPASINAGFELLVALAVGCVRNLKQIVDTLTDMYYLGCETLTEWEYLPPVGPRPNKGFVGLKNAGATCYMNSVIQQLYMIPPIRNGILAIEGTGTDVDDDMSGDEKQENESNVDPRDEVFSYHHQFDDKPSSKSEDRKEYNIGVLRHLQVIFGHLAASRLQYYVPRGFWKQFRLWGEPVNLREQHDALEFFNSLVDSLDEALKALGHPAMLSKVLGGSFADQKICQGCPHRYECEESFTTLNVDIRNHQNLLDSMEQYVKGDLLEGANAYHCEKCNKKVDTVKRLLIKKLPPVLAIQLKRFDYDWERECAIKFNDYFEFPRELDMEPYTVAGVAKLEGDDVNPENQVIQQNEPSEPTPPGSSKYRLVGVLVHSGQASGGHYYSYIIQRNGGDGEKNRWYKFDDGDVTECKMDDEEEMKNQCFGGEYMGEVFDHMMKRMSYRRQKRWWNAYILFYERMDSMDKDSELVKYISDLNISSTKPHQVKMPGVIECSVRKQNVQFMHNRMQYSLEYFQFIKKLLTCNSVYLNPPPGQDHLLPEAEEIAMISAQLAARFLFSTGFHTKKVVRGPASDWYDALCILLRHSKNVRYWFAHNVLFAYPNRFSEYLLECPSAEVRGAFAKLIVFIAHFSLQDGPCPSPTASPGPSAQGCDNLSLSDHLLRAVLNLLRREVSEHGRHLQQYFNLFVMYANLGLAEKTQLLKLNVPATFMLVALDEGPGPPIKYQYAELGKLYTVVSQLVRCCDVSSRMQSSINGNPPLPNPYGDTNLTSPVMPVQQLVAEILFVRTSYVKKIIEDCSNSEETVKLLRFSCWENPQFSSTVLSELLWQVAYSYTYELRPYLDLLLQILLIEDSWQTHRIHNALKGIPDDRDGLFDTIQRSKNHYQKRAYQCIKCMVALFSNCSVAYQILQSNGDLKRKWTWAVEWLGDELERRPYTGNPQYTYNNWSPPVQSNETSNGYFLERSHSARMTLAKACELCPEEEPDEQEAPDDQDSSPPEDTSLYPHSPGTAQFQQNNHPHGQPYTGPAAQHMNNPQRPGPASAPTPGPTQTPTPGPGPTPGTGPRAQENWEGTEEVAPAPTSTPAPAPPKE, encoded by the exons ATGACGGCCACCACGCGTGGCTCTCCGGTGGGGGGCAATGACAGTCAGGGCCAGGGCCAGGCACCTGATGCTCAGAGCCAACCCACACTGCCACAGAACCAG ACATCATCTCCTAACTCATCTAATGAGAACTCTCCAGTGAGCCCACCAGATGACCAGGGCCAGGGAGATGGTCCCCCTCAGCTGGAAGAGGAAGAGCCAGCTTTTCCTCACACTGACCTAGCCAAGCTCGATGACATGATCAACAG GCCTCGTTGGGTTGTTCCAGTTTTGCCAAAAGGAGAGTTAGAAGTCCTCTTGGAAGCTGCTATAGACCTGAGTAAAAAAG GACTGGATGTGAAGTGTGAGGCATGTCAGAGGTTTTTCCGAGATGGTCTGACCATTTCCTTCACAAAAATCCTCACAGACGAGGCAGTCAGTGGTTGGAAGTTTGAGATTCAT aGGTGTATCATTAACAACACACACCGGTTGGTGGAGCTGTGTGTGGCCAAGCTCTCTCAGGACTGGTTTCCTCTACTGGAGCTGCTGGCGATGGCCACCAACCCTCATTGCAAGTTCCACATCTACAATGGCACACGGCCCTCTGAGACTGTCCCTGCTGGAGCACAGCTGGCTGACGATGAACTCTACGCCCGACCACCAGACCCACGATCTCCCAAG GGCTGGTTGGTGGACTTAATAAACAAATTTGGCACGTTAAACGGGTTTCAAATTTTGCACGATCGCTTCATGAGCGGCCAAGCGCTGAACGTCCAGATCATCGCTGCACTTATCAA gCCTTTTGGCCAGTGTTACGAGTTCCTCACGTTGCACACAGTAAAGAAGTACTTCCTTCCTGTCATCGAGATGGTTCCCCAGTTTCTAGAGAATCTCACAGATGAGGAGCTAAAGAAAGAGGCCAAGAATGAAGCCAAAAATGACGCACTGTCCATGATAATCAAGTCTCTGAAGAATCTGGCATCTCGTGTACCAGGGCAGGAGGAGACTGTGAAGAATTTAGAGATTTTTAGGTTAAAAATGATTCTTAG GTTATTGcaaatttcttcttttaatgGCAAAATGAATGCACTAAATGAAGTTAACAAGGTGATTTCCAGTGTGTCCTACTACACTCATCGGCATAAccccgaggaggaggagtggctGACTGCAGAACGTATGGCG GAATGGATCCAGCAGAACCACATCCTGTCCATTGTGCTGAGGGACAGTTTGCATCAGCCACAGTATGTAGAGAAACTGGAGAAGATCCTTCGCTTCGTTATCAAAGAGAAAGCGCTTACCATGCAGGATCTGGACAACATCTGGGCTGCACAG GCCGGTAAACACGAGGCCATCGTCAAAAATGTCCACGACCTGTTGGCTAAGCTGGCGTGGGACTTCTCGCCAGAGCAGCTTGATCACCTTTTCGACTGTTTTAAG GCAAGCTGGACCAATGCCAGCAAGAAGCAGCGTGAAAAACTGCTGGAACTTATTCGCCGCTTGGCTGAGGATGATAAGGATGGGGTAATGGCCCACAAGGTCCTCAACTTGCTGTGGAACCTGGCACACAGCGATGATGTGCCTGTAGACATCATGGACCAGGCTCTCAGTGCTCACATCAAGATATTGGATTATAGTTGCTCACAG GATAGAGACACGCAGAAGATTCAATGGATTGATCGCTTCATAGAGGAGCTACGAACCAATGACAAATGGGTGATCCCTGCCCTGAAGCAAATCAGAGAAATCTGTAGCCTCTTTGGAGAAGCTCCTCAAAACCTTAG AAAGAAAATGCCAATTTACATACAAACGAACTTAGTGGG TCAAACTCAGAGAAGTCCTCATGTGTTTTACCGCCATGACCTGATCAACCAGCTGCAGCATAACCACGCTCTTGTCACGCTTGTGGCTGAGAACCTTTCAGCCTACATGGAGACCATGAGGCAATTGTCCAAAG AGGAACAAGCAGAGTTTGACCCCCAGACAGTTAGACCAGGAAGCCGCTACAGCCATGTCCAGGAAGTCCAGGAAAGGCTCAACTTCCTGAG GTTTCTGCTAAAGGATGGCCAGCTGTGGCTGTGTGCCCCTCAGGCTAAGCAGATCTGGAAGTGTCTGGCTGAGAACGCAGTGTTCCTCTGTGACCGGGAAGCCTGCTTTAAATG GTACTCCAAACTGATGGGTGATGAGCCAGACCTGGACCCAGACATCAATAAGGACTTCTTTGAGAACAATGTTTTGCAGTTAGATCCCTCTCTGCTGACAGAGAATGggatgaagtgctttgagaggttCTTCAAGGCTGTCAACTGCAGGGAGGGGAAACTAGTAGCGAAGCGCAGGGCCTACATGATGGATGACCTGGAATTAATAGGCTTGGACTATCTCTGGAGG GTGGTAATTCAAGGAAGTGATGACATTGCTAACCGAGCCATAGACCTGCTGAAAGAGATCTACACCAATCTCGGACCAAAACTACAAGTTAATCAG GTTGAAATTCATGAAGACTTCATCCAATCATGTTTTGACCGCCTGAAGGCATCCTATGACACCCTTTGTGTTTTGGATGGGGACAAAGACAGCATTAACTGTGCCCGTCAGGAGGCCATCCGCATGGTGCGAGTTCTCACTGTGCTAAAGGAGTACATCAATGAGTGTGACAGTGACTACCATGAGGAGAGGACTATATTGCCCATGTCAAG AGCTTTCCGTGGGAAGCACATCACATTGATTGTACGTTTCCCCAACCAAGGTCGTCAGGTGGATGATTTGGACATCTGGTCACACACCAATGACACAATTGGCTCAGTTCGGCGTGGCATTCTCAATAGGATAAAAGCTAATGCTGCCCATACCAAGATTGAGCTCTTTATTGGTGGAGAGGTTGTTGATCCAGCTGACGACAGGAAGCTGATTGGACAGCTCAATTTGAAGGACAAAACG CTTATCACAGCCAAGCTGACCCAGGTGAGTGCCAACATGCCCTCGAGTCCAGACAGCTCATCTGACTCATCCACTGGTTCTCCTGGTAACCACGGCAACCACTACAGTGATGGGCCCAACCCAGAGGTGGAGAGCTGTCTTCCGGGTGTG ATTATGTCGCTGCATCTGCGCTACATTTCCTTCCTGTGGCAGGTGGCTGACCTGGGGTGCAACCTCAACATGCCCCTGCTTAGAGATGGAGCTCGAGATCTTATGAAACTCATGCCCCCAG ATAACACTACAGTGGAGAATCTGAGAGCTGTGTGTCTGGACCATGCCAAGCTTGGCGAAAACAGCCTGAGTCCTTCACTGGACTCGCGTTTCTTTGGCCCCTCACCCTCACAAGTGCTCTACCTCATTGAG GTTGTGTATGCTTTGCTGATGCCAGCCAGTGCTACTTTGGGCGAGGACGCCAGCGACTTCCAGTACAACTTCTTGAAAAGCGGTGGTCTGCCCTTAGTTTTAAGCATGCTCACTAGGAACAACTTCCTCCCATCAGCCGACATGGAGACGCGGCGTGGGGCTTACCTCAATGCGCTCAAGATCGCCAAGCTTCTCCTGACTGCAGTAGGATTTGGACATGTGAAGGCTGTAGCTGAGGCCTGCCAGCCTAATGCTGAAGGAAATATTCCTGTCTCTCCG ATAAATCAGGCCACTCATGACCAGGCACTGGTCCTCCAGAATGCCCTGCAAAATATCCCCAACCCTGCCTCTGAATGCATGCTGCGAAATGTAGCCATTCGTCTTGCCCAGCAAATTTCTGATGAG aaTTTCTTCCAGGCATCGAAGTACATCCCGGACATTTGTGTGATCCGAGCTATTCAGAAAATAGTGTGGGCATCAGGCTGTGGTACAGTGCAGCTTGTTTTCAGCTCCAATGAGGAAATCAGCAAAATCTATGAGAAG ACAAATGCAGCAAAGGAACCAGATGGAGAGGATGAGCAGGTGTGCTGTGAGGCCCTGGAGGTGATGACACTGTGTTTCGCCCTCATGCCCACGGCTCTGGACACACTCAGTAAAGAGAAGGCTTGGCAGACCTTCATCATAGATTTGCTGCTACACTGCCACAGCAA ATCTGTGCGTCAAATGGCACAGGAGCAGTTCTTCCTTATGGCAACTAGGTGTTGTATGGGCCATCGACCCCTCCTCTTTTTTATCACCCTCCTCTTCACAGTACTAGGG agtACAGCCAAAGAGCGCGCCAAGCATGCTGGGGACTACTTTACGTTGCTCAGACATCTACTGAACTATGCCtacaacagcaacatcaaccTGCCAAATGCTGAGGTGCTGCTCAACAATGAGATCGACTGGCTGAAACGAATACGG GATGAGGTGAAGAGGACAGGAGAAACTGGTGTGGAGGAGACGATCCTGGAGGGCCATCTCGGGGTCACCAAAGAACTTCTTGCCTTCCAAACACCGGAGAAGAAGTATTACATCGGCTGTGAGAAGGGAGGAGCAAACCTCATTAGG gAGCTGATTGATGACTTCATCTTCCCAGCATCTAATGTTTATCTGCAGTACATGAAGACTGGCGAGTTCCCCACAGAGCAGGCCATCCCAGTGTGCAGCACTCCTGCTTCCATCAATGCTGGTTTTGAGCTTCTCGTGGCACTGGCTGTTGGCTGCGTCCGCAACTTGAAACAAATAGTCGACACTCTGACTGACATGTACTATTTAG GTTGTGAGACACTGACAGAGTGGGAGTACTTGCCTCCAGTGGGGCCGCGGCCCAACAAAGGCTTTGTAGGTCTGAAGAACGCCGGGGCCACCTGTTACATGAACTCTGTCATTCAGCAGCTGTACATGATCCCTCCTATCCGCAATGGTATCCTTGCCATTGAGGGCACAGGCACGGATGTGGATGATGACATGTCAGGGGATGAGAAGCAGGAGAATGAG AGTAACGTAGATCCTCGTGATGAGGTGTTCAGCTACCATCACCAGTTTGATGATAAACCTTCCAGTAAGTCAGAAGACAGGAAAGAATACAACATCGGTGTACTGCGTCACCTACAGGTCATCTTTGGCCACCTGGCTGCATCCAGACTGCAGTACTATGTCCCCAGGGGATTCTGGAAACAGTTCAG GTTATGGGGTGAGCCAGTTAACTTGAGGGAACAGCATGATGCACTGGAGTTTTTCAATTCTTTGGTGGACAGTTTAGACGAGGCTCTAAAGGCACTGGGCCACCCTGCCATGCTCAGTAAGGTGCTGGGAGGATCTTTTGCTGACCAGAAGATCTGCCAAGGATGCCCCCACAG ATATGAGTGTGAGGAGTCGTTCACAACCCTCAACGTAGACATTAGAAACCACCAGAACCTGCTGGACTCCATGGAGCAATATGTAAAAGGAGATCTGCTGGAAGGGGCCAACGCCTACCACTGTGAGAAGTGTAATAAGAAG GTGGACACAGTGAAGCGTCTGCTGATCAAGAAGCTGCCTCCTGTCCTGGCTATCCAGCTGAAGCGCTTCGATTACGACTGGGAGAGGGAGTGTGCCATCAAGTTTAATGACTATTTTGAGTTCCCCCGGGAGCTTGATATGGAGCCGTACACAGTAGCGGGTGTGGCCAAGCTAGAGGGCGATGATGTAAATCCAGAAAACCAGGTGATCCAACAGAACGAACCCTCTGAACCGACGCCACCAGGCAGCTCCAAGTACCGCCTGGTGGGAGTGCTGGTCCACTCAGGTCAGGCCAGTGGCGGACACTACTATTCCTACATAATCCAGAGGAACGGGGGTGACGGAGAGAAAAACCGCTGGTATAAATTTGATGATGGTGATGTGACTGAGTGCAAGATGGACGatgaggaggagatgaagaacCAGTGCTTTGGAGGGGAATACATGGGCGAGGTGTTTGATCATATGATGAAAAGGATGTCGTACCGGAGGCAGAAACGCTGGTGGAATGCCTACATCCTGTTCTACGAGCGTATGGACTCAATGGACAAGGACAGCGAGCTTGTCAAATACATCTCAGACTTGAATATCTCCTCCACTAAGCCGCATCAGGTCAAGATGCCTGGTGTTATCGAGTGCAGCGTCCGCAAGCAGAACGTCCAGTTCATGCACAACCGAATGCAATACAGCCTGGAATATTTCCAGTTCATTAAGAAACTTCTGACCTGTAACAGTGTCTATTTAAACCCTCCTCCAG GACAAGACCACCTTCTGCCAGAGGCAGAGGAGATTGCTATGATAAGTGCTCAGCTGGCTGCTAGGTTTCTCTTCAGCACAGGTTTTCACACCAAGAAAGTAGTACGGGGTCCTGCCAGTGACTG GTATGACGCCCTTTGCATCCTGTTGAGACACAGTAAGAATGTACGCTACTGGTTTGCACACAACGTTCTGTTTGCTTACCCTAACCGGTTCTCTGAGTACCTGCTTGAGTGCCCGAGTGCTGAGGTCCGTGGTGCATTTGCCAAGCTCATCGTCTTCATCGCTCACTTCTCCCTGCAAGACGGCCCCTGCCCCTCCCCGACCGCCTCGCCTGGACCCTCTGCTCAG GGCTGTGATAACCTCAGTCTAAGTGACCACTTATTGAGAGCTGTCCTCAACCTACTCAGACGAGAGGTTTCTGAACACGGCCGTCACCTGCAGCAGTACTTCAACCTCTTTGTCATGTACGCCAATCTGG GCCTGGCTGAAAAGACCCAACTGCTGAAGCTGAATGTTCCTGCTACCTTCATGTTGGTCGCTCTGGATGAGGGACCTGGCCCTCCAATTAAGTACCAGTATGCTGAGCTGGGCAAGCTCTACACTGTTGTCTCTCAGCTGGTCCGCTGTTGTGACGTCTCCTCACGCATGCAGTCCTCCATCAATg gtaaTCCGCCTCTTCCTAACCCATATGGGGACACCAACCTGACCTCTCCGGTGATGCCTGTGCAGCAGCTGGTTGCAGAGATCCTGTTTGTGAGGACGAGTTACGTGAAGAAGATCATTGAGGACTGCAGCAACTCTGAGGAAACAGTGAAGCTGCTTCGCTTCAGCTGTTGGGAGAACCCTCAGTTCTCCTCCACTGTGCTCAGTGAGCTGCTCTGGCAG GTGGCGTACTCGTACACCTATGAGCTGAGGCCTTACCTGGACTTGCTGCTACAAATCCTGCTCATCGAAGACTCCTGGCAAACACACAG GATTCACAATGCGCTGAAGGGCATTCCCGATGACAGAGATGGACTTTTTGACACCATCCAGCGCTCCAAGAACCACTATCAGAAACGAGCCTATCAGTGCATCAAGTGCATGGTGGCCCTTTTCAGTAACTGCTCTGTGGCTTACCAGATCTTACAG AGTAACGGTGACCTGAAGCGAAAGTGGACGTGGGCAGTGGAGTGGTTGGGCGATGAGCTGGAGAGGAGGCCATACACAGGAAATCCACAGTACACCTACAATAACTGGTCCCCTCCTGTTCAAAGCAATGAGACCTCCAACGGATATTTCCTGGAGCGCTCTCACAGTGCACGTATGACACTGGCCAAGGCTTGTGAGCTCTGTCCTGAGGAG